The following are from one region of the Stanieria sp. NIES-3757 genome:
- a CDS encoding hypothetical protein (conserved hypothetical protein): MNRKIKLVINPFWYYLNQHLCDPQSVWNMSLFWHLYKIKLLNKCWNKECSQQSHPYL, translated from the coding sequence ATGAATAGAAAAATTAAATTAGTAATCAATCCTTTCTGGTATTACCTTAATCAGCATCTTTGCGATCCTCAATCTGTTTGGAATATGAGTTTATTTTGGCATTTATATAAAATTAAATTACTGAACAAATGCTGGAACAAAGAATGTTCACAACAAAGTCATCCTTATCTCTAA
- a CDS encoding dihydroneopterin aldolase encodes MDSIQVTGIRCYGYTGFLPEEQTLGQWFEVDLTLWVDLKPAAQSDRIEDTLDYRQAIAIVKEKIKTAKFALIEKLVNAIAEELLGLEKVNQVRVKLSKLAPPIPDFGGKITLDITRAKMTAIDNS; translated from the coding sequence ATGGATTCAATTCAAGTTACTGGCATTCGCTGTTACGGATACACTGGTTTTTTACCAGAAGAACAAACTTTAGGGCAATGGTTTGAAGTAGATTTAACCTTGTGGGTAGATTTAAAACCTGCTGCTCAAAGCGATCGCATTGAAGACACCTTAGATTATCGCCAAGCGATCGCGATTGTTAAAGAAAAAATTAAAACTGCTAAATTCGCTTTAATTGAAAAACTAGTTAATGCGATCGCTGAAGAACTATTAGGACTCGAAAAAGTTAACCAAGTAAGAGTCAAGCTATCTAAACTAGCTCCACCTATCCCTGATTTTGGAGGAAAAATCACTTTAGATATTACCAGAGCTAAAATGACTGCAATTGACAATTCGTAA
- a CDS encoding gamma-glutamyl phosphate reductase, whose translation MHSGLSWIMVASGIGSSLVELAKQTRQASRQLAVLSNHDRNFALEAIANALTSATPEILAANETDCQIAKEEGISQALYARLHLGETKLQAAIAGVRDVAKLPDPIGVKQIYRELDQGLILQRVTCPLGVLGIIFEARPEALIQITSLAIKSGNGVILKGGKEAIRSCQALVKVIHQALSSTKVDPATVQLLTTREEINQLLALDEYVDLIIPRGSNSFVRYVQENTRIPVLGHADGICHLYIDVDADLEKAITITVDAKTQYPAACNAIETLLIHQAIASEFLPQIALALTAKGVELRGDEQTCQIIPVTPATETDWSTEYSDLILSIKIVNSLATAIAHINTYGSKHTDAIVTENSQTAETFQNQVDAAGVYHNCSTRFADGFRYGFGAEVGISTQQMPPRGPVGLEGLVTYKYKVTGNGHIAATYSGNNAKPFTHKDL comes from the coding sequence ATGCACTCTGGACTAAGTTGGATTATGGTTGCTTCTGGAATCGGTTCTTCTCTGGTTGAATTGGCGAAACAAACTCGTCAAGCTTCACGCCAATTAGCAGTATTATCAAATCACGATCGCAATTTTGCTTTAGAAGCGATCGCGAATGCTCTTACTTCAGCAACTCCAGAAATTCTTGCTGCTAACGAAACAGATTGTCAAATCGCTAAAGAAGAAGGAATTTCTCAAGCTTTATACGCAAGATTGCATTTAGGTGAGACAAAACTACAAGCTGCGATCGCAGGTGTGAGAGATGTAGCAAAATTACCCGATCCGATTGGAGTCAAGCAAATTTATCGTGAGTTGGATCAAGGGTTAATTCTTCAGCGAGTTACTTGTCCTTTAGGTGTGTTGGGTATTATTTTTGAAGCTCGTCCAGAAGCTTTAATTCAAATCACCAGTCTGGCGATTAAATCGGGTAACGGTGTCATCCTCAAAGGAGGCAAGGAAGCAATTCGCTCTTGTCAAGCTTTAGTCAAAGTAATTCATCAAGCTCTCTCTTCAACTAAAGTCGATCCTGCCACTGTACAATTGTTAACTACTAGAGAAGAAATTAACCAGTTATTAGCCTTAGATGAATATGTAGATTTAATTATTCCTAGGGGTTCTAATTCTTTTGTGCGCTATGTGCAAGAAAATACTCGGATTCCTGTTTTAGGACACGCTGATGGCATTTGTCATCTTTATATTGATGTGGATGCCGATCTAGAAAAAGCCATTACCATTACGGTTGATGCCAAAACTCAGTATCCCGCAGCTTGTAATGCCATTGAAACTCTATTAATTCATCAAGCCATTGCTTCAGAATTTTTACCACAAATTGCTCTAGCATTAACGGCTAAAGGTGTCGAATTGCGGGGAGACGAACAAACCTGTCAGATTATTCCTGTTACCCCTGCGACGGAAACTGATTGGAGTACAGAATATAGCGATTTAATTCTTTCTATTAAAATAGTAAACTCTTTAGCAACTGCGATCGCGCATATAAATACTTATGGTTCTAAACATACTGATGCGATCGTGACAGAAAACTCTCAAACCGCAGAGACATTTCAGAATCAAGTAGATGCTGCTGGAGTTTATCATAACTGTTCTACTCGCTTTGCTGACGGTTTTCGCTATGGTTTTGGCGCGGAAGTAGGTATTAGTACTCAACAAATGCCCCCCAGAGGACCAGTTGGTTTAGAAGGTTTAGTAACTTATAAGTATAAAGTTACTGGTAATGGTCATATTGCTGCTACCTATAGTGGGAATAATGCCAAACCTTTTACTCACAAAGATTTATAA
- a CDS encoding Chorismate synthase, with translation MGNTFGHLFRITTFGESHGGGVGVVIDGCPPQLEISEAEIQVDLDRRRPGQSKITTPRKESDTCEIVSGVFEGKTLGTPIAILVRNKDARSQDYDEMAFKYRPSHADATYDAKYGIRNWQGGGRSSARETIGRVAAGAIAKKILDSVAGVEVIAYVKRIKDLEAQVDSNTVTLEQVESNIVRCPNLEYADKMIELIDRARRDKDSLGGVVECVARNVPKGLGEPVFDKLEADLAKAVMSLPATKGFEIGSGFAGTTMTGSEHNDEYYLDEQGETRTVTNLSGGIQGGISNGENIILRAAFKPTATIGKEQRTVTKTGEETVLAAKGRHDPCVLPRAVPMVEAMVALVLCDHFLRFQAQCKSLK, from the coding sequence ATGGGAAACACATTCGGTCATCTATTTCGCATCACAACTTTTGGAGAATCGCATGGTGGTGGCGTTGGTGTCGTCATCGATGGTTGTCCACCACAACTAGAGATTTCAGAAGCAGAAATTCAAGTAGATTTGGATCGTAGACGACCAGGACAGAGTAAAATTACAACACCGAGAAAAGAAAGCGATACCTGTGAAATCGTTTCTGGTGTCTTTGAAGGAAAAACTTTAGGAACACCGATCGCAATTTTAGTTAGAAATAAAGACGCTCGTTCTCAAGATTACGATGAAATGGCGTTTAAATATCGTCCTTCCCATGCCGATGCTACCTATGATGCTAAATATGGTATTCGTAATTGGCAAGGAGGGGGAAGATCTTCTGCCAGAGAAACAATTGGGAGAGTCGCAGCAGGTGCGATCGCAAAAAAAATCCTGGACTCAGTAGCAGGTGTAGAGGTAATTGCTTATGTTAAACGCATCAAAGATTTAGAAGCTCAAGTAGATAGTAATACGGTTACCCTCGAACAAGTAGAAAGTAATATCGTTCGTTGTCCTAATCTTGAGTATGCAGATAAAATGATCGAATTAATCGATCGCGCTAGAAGAGACAAAGATTCCCTTGGCGGTGTAGTTGAATGTGTAGCGCGTAATGTTCCCAAAGGTTTAGGTGAACCAGTCTTTGATAAATTAGAAGCAGATTTAGCTAAAGCTGTGATGTCTTTACCTGCCACTAAGGGATTTGAAATTGGTTCGGGTTTTGCTGGCACAACCATGACAGGTAGCGAACACAATGATGAATATTATCTTGACGAACAAGGTGAGACTCGAACGGTAACTAATCTTTCGGGAGGCATTCAAGGCGGTATTTCCAATGGCGAAAATATTATTTTGCGTGCTGCATTTAAACCCACTGCCACTATTGGTAAGGAACAACGTACTGTAACGAAAACTGGAGAAGAAACTGTTTTAGCTGCCAAAGGTAGACACGATCCTTGTGTTTTACCCAGGGCTGTACCGATGGTTGAAGCAATGGTAGCTTTAGTATTATGCGATCATTTTCTCCGTTTTCAAGCTCAGTGTAAAAGTTTAAAATAA
- a CDS encoding fatty acid desaturase, with the protein MTATTIKVQIKQSPQLDKKIKLRDIINTLPKEVFVKNSKKAWSKLIINVLLVCLGYWGLAVSPWFVLPLLWIFVGTGLTGFFVIGHDCGHRSFSNRNWVNDLVGHLLFLPLIYPYHAWRILHNHHHKHTNKLKVDNAWDPFTSEDYAQFSPLVQWFYRRLRGWFWWVGSIAHWASLHFNWWQFEGKQRQQVRFSVLVVLLGGGIFLSTLLMATGIWGLVKFWLLPWLVYHFWMSTFTIVHHTMPEIPFQSELEWHEASAQLCGTVHCKYPWWVEFLCHDINVHIPHHLSSGIPWYNLRQAHQSLKENWGDYLYESEFSWSLIKKVAEQCHLYDKQNNYRTFKTYHHSN; encoded by the coding sequence ATGACAGCAACTACCATCAAGGTTCAAATCAAACAGTCTCCTCAACTAGATAAAAAAATCAAATTAAGGGATATTATTAACACATTACCTAAAGAAGTTTTTGTTAAGAATTCAAAAAAAGCTTGGTCTAAATTAATCATAAATGTTCTTTTGGTGTGTTTAGGTTATTGGGGATTAGCAGTGTCTCCCTGGTTTGTTTTACCTTTGTTATGGATTTTTGTAGGAACTGGTTTAACTGGCTTTTTTGTAATTGGTCATGATTGCGGTCATCGTTCTTTTTCTAATCGTAATTGGGTTAACGATTTAGTTGGTCATCTGTTATTTTTACCTTTAATTTATCCTTATCACGCTTGGCGAATTCTTCATAATCATCATCACAAACACACCAATAAATTAAAAGTCGATAACGCTTGGGATCCTTTTACTTCAGAAGATTATGCTCAGTTTTCACCCCTAGTGCAGTGGTTTTATCGCAGATTACGAGGTTGGTTTTGGTGGGTAGGTTCAATTGCTCATTGGGCTAGTTTGCATTTTAATTGGTGGCAATTTGAAGGCAAACAAAGACAACAAGTTCGTTTCTCCGTGTTGGTAGTGTTGTTAGGCGGTGGAATTTTCTTATCTACATTACTAATGGCTACTGGTATTTGGGGTTTAGTTAAATTTTGGTTATTACCTTGGCTGGTTTATCATTTTTGGATGAGTACTTTTACTATCGTTCATCACACTATGCCAGAAATTCCTTTTCAATCAGAATTAGAATGGCATGAAGCTTCCGCCCAACTTTGTGGAACTGTGCATTGTAAATATCCTTGGTGGGTAGAGTTTTTGTGTCATGACATTAATGTTCACATTCCCCATCATCTTTCTAGTGGAATTCCCTGGTACAACTTACGTCAAGCTCATCAAAGTCTGAAAGAGAATTGGGGTGATTATCTATACGAGTCTGAATTTTCTTGGTCTTTGATCAAAAAAGTTGCCGAACAATGTCATTTATATGACAAACAGAATAATTATCGCACCTTCAAAACTTATCATCATTCTAACTAG
- a CDS encoding putative PAS/PAC sensor protein, whose amino-acid sequence MITSKDLSDRSLRKFRLRTTLVVPFVLQIVAAVGLVWFIAYRSGQKAINDVASQLRTELSNRITEKLDSYIEIPKSINRLNATAFARGDIDVSNPRGEHLFWQQMQSYPTLSFMYCGDEEGGFFGVRRLSEQDPTQVILQFSNSDTNFIRQGFGFDSQGDRTMQQIGTFDKPFDPRTRPWYEAAKAAGGEVWSEIYLSFSTLFPTVTASVPVYDQTSTLIGVCATDFFLPQELSIFLQNLEIGKTGTAFIVERSGRLVATSSQEQMVTGSGEQSERLLATTSTNANIRGTAEYLNTQFSNLNQIQSVQQLDFKLNGERQYVQVVPFQDRNLDWLVILTIPEADFMAQINASQRNTLWLSLGALGVAIALGILTSRWITYPIMRVSQASEDIAAGNLDQHVQPSRIIEIEKLANSFNSMSHQLKNSFHLLKEKNEALRITEENYRSIFENALEGIFQSSPDGRFISVNPAMARMYGYDSPEEMIANVTEISSQVYVNPEGREEFQRHLDKYGKVHNWEYQVYRQDGSIIWVEEDTRAVYDTTGTILYYEGIIQDITERKYKEEQIKRQLEELKIEIDQKKREQEVAKITQSDYFRELQEEAESLRLDDDW is encoded by the coding sequence ATGATTACTTCAAAAGATTTAAGCGATCGCTCTCTCCGCAAGTTTCGCTTACGAACTACATTGGTTGTTCCTTTCGTTCTACAAATAGTTGCTGCTGTTGGCTTGGTTTGGTTTATTGCTTACCGTAGCGGACAAAAGGCAATTAATGATGTTGCCAGTCAGTTACGCACCGAACTTAGCAATCGAATTACAGAAAAACTAGATTCTTATATTGAAATTCCTAAGTCGATTAATCGCTTAAATGCCACCGCCTTTGCTCGGGGAGATATTGATGTCAGCAATCCCAGAGGTGAACATCTATTTTGGCAGCAAATGCAGAGTTATCCAACCTTGAGCTTTATGTATTGTGGAGATGAGGAGGGTGGGTTCTTTGGCGTGAGAAGGCTTTCTGAGCAAGATCCCACGCAGGTTATTTTGCAATTTAGCAATTCTGATACAAACTTTATTCGCCAGGGTTTCGGCTTCGATAGTCAAGGCGATCGTACAATGCAACAAATTGGCACTTTCGATAAACCCTTCGATCCGCGCACGCGCCCCTGGTATGAAGCAGCAAAAGCAGCAGGTGGGGAAGTGTGGAGTGAAATCTATCTCTCTTTTTCCACTCTGTTTCCTACGGTTACAGCAAGTGTTCCTGTCTACGATCAAACAAGCACTTTAATTGGAGTCTGTGCTACTGACTTTTTCTTACCCCAAGAGTTGAGTATTTTTTTGCAAAACCTGGAGATTGGTAAGACAGGTACTGCCTTTATTGTAGAGCGATCGGGAAGATTGGTCGCCACCTCGTCTCAAGAACAGATGGTTACAGGAAGTGGCGAACAGAGTGAAAGACTTTTGGCTACAACCAGTACTAATGCAAATATTCGAGGGACAGCAGAGTATCTGAACACTCAATTTAGCAACCTCAATCAAATTCAGTCTGTGCAACAACTCGATTTTAAGCTCAATGGAGAGAGGCAATACGTTCAGGTAGTTCCTTTCCAGGATAGAAATCTAGATTGGCTGGTAATTCTAACCATTCCCGAAGCGGATTTTATGGCACAGATTAATGCTAGTCAGCGTAATACTTTGTGGTTAAGTCTGGGAGCCTTAGGAGTCGCGATCGCCCTTGGCATTCTAACTTCCCGTTGGATTACATATCCTATTATGCGAGTTTCTCAAGCATCAGAAGATATTGCAGCAGGCAACTTAGATCAGCACGTTCAACCTAGTCGCATCATCGAAATCGAAAAGTTGGCAAATTCCTTTAACAGTATGTCTCATCAACTCAAAAATTCATTTCATCTTTTGAAGGAAAAAAATGAGGCTTTGCGAATTACCGAAGAAAACTATCGTAGTATCTTTGAAAATGCTCTAGAAGGAATTTTTCAGTCTAGTCCAGACGGTCGTTTCATCAGCGTCAATCCGGCAATGGCTAGAATGTACGGCTATGATTCTCCAGAAGAAATGATTGCTAACGTCACCGAAATAAGTAGCCAAGTATATGTAAATCCCGAAGGTAGGGAGGAATTTCAACGCCACTTAGATAAGTATGGAAAAGTTCATAACTGGGAGTACCAAGTTTACCGTCAAGATGGCAGTATTATTTGGGTAGAAGAAGATACCAGAGCAGTCTACGATACAACTGGCACAATATTGTATTACGAAGGTATTATTCAAGATATCACCGAACGCAAGTATAAAGAAGAACAAATCAAACGGCAGTTAGAAGAATTAAAAATCGAGATTGACCAAAAGAAGCGGGAGCAGGAAGTAGCTAAAATCACTCAAAGCGATTATTTTCGGGAATTACAGGAAGAGGCAGAAAGCCTGCGCTTGGATGATGATTGGTAA